A single Triticum dicoccoides isolate Atlit2015 ecotype Zavitan chromosome 2A, WEW_v2.0, whole genome shotgun sequence DNA region contains:
- the LOC119356959 gene encoding cytochrome P450 94C1-like, whose product MDAGELSWGARCAGLIFFSLSIFSVALAAVLLLVRRWPNPWCGCHVCRAYLTGSWAKDFTNLADWYAHLLRESPTATVHVHVLGCTVTANPANVEYMLKARFDNFPKGKRFAALLGDLLGAGIFNVDGDAWRHQRKMASLQLGSVTVRSYAYKIVAQEVEARLLPVLADAADKGKVVDLQDVFRRFAFDTVCKISFGLDPGCLDLDMPMSDLANAFDTASRLCAMRGAAASPLVWKMKRMLNIGSERELKKAIKLVDDLASAMILQRRTLGFDNTHDLLSRFMASDVAMDDKYLRDIVVSFLLAGRDTVASALTMLFLHLHKNPQVAAAIRAEAGGDKPSTYEHLMSLQYTHAVLFENMRLFPPVQFDSKFCTAADVLPDGTYVEAESRVMYHPYAMGRMPSIWGADYEAFRPDRWLTGPGGSFAPASLYKYPVFQAGLRVCLGKELAITEMKAVGVAVVKAFDVEVVGENGRRGWAPTFVPGLTASISGGLPVRIIKRTLTPNS is encoded by the coding sequence ATGGATGCCGGGGAGTTATCATGGGGCGCGCGGTGCGCGGGACTGATCTTCTTCAGCCTGTCCATCTTCTCGGTGGCGCTCGCCGCGGTGCTCCTGCTCGTCCGCCGGTGGCCCAACCCCTGGTGCGGCTGCCACGTGTGCCGGGCGTACCTCACGGGGTCATGGGCCAAGGACTTCACCAACCTTGCCGACTGGTACGCGCACCTGCTGCGCGAGTCGCCGACGGCCACCGTCCACGTCCACGTCCTCGGCTGCACCGTCACCGCCAACCCGGCCAACGTCGAGTACATGCTCAAGGCCCGCTTCGACAACTTCCCAAAGGGCAAGCGCTTCGCCGCGCTCCTCGGCGACCTCCTCGGCGCCGGCATCTTCAACGTCGACGGCGACGCCTGGCGCCACCAGCGCAAGATGGCCAGCCTCCAGCTCGGCAGCGTCACCGTGCGCTCCTACGCCTACAAGATCGTCGcccaggaggtggaggcccgccTCCTGCCGGTCCTGGCCGACGCCGCCGACAAGGGCAAGGTAGTCGACCTCCAGGACGTGTTCCGGCGGTTCGCCTTCGACACCGTCTGCAAGATCTCCTTCGGGCTCGACCCGGGATGCCTCGACCTCGACATGCCCATGTCGGACCTGGCGAACGCGTTCGACACCGCCTCGCGGCTCTGCGCCATGCGGGGCGCGGCGGCCTCGCCGTTGGTGTGGAAGATGAAGCGGATGCTCAACATTGGGTCCGAGAGGGAGCTCAAGAAGGCCATCAAGCTCGTCGACGACCTCGCGTCGGCCATGATTCTGCAGCGCCGGACTCTGGGTTTCGACAACACCCACGACCTTCTGTCCCGCTTCATGGCCTCGGACGTCGCCATGGACGACAAGTATCTCCGCGACATCGTGGTCAGCTTCCTCCTCGCCGGCCGGGACACGGTCGCCTCCGCGCTTACCATGCTCTTCCTCCACCTTCACAAGAACCCTCAAGTCGCGGCCGCCATTCGCGCCGAGGCCGGCGGCGACAAGCCGTCCACCTACGAGCACCTGATGAGCCTGCAGTATACCCACGCGGTGCTGTTCGAGAACATGCGGCTGTTCCCGCCGGTGCAGTTCGACTCCAAGTTCTGCACCGCCGCGGACGTGCTCCCGGACGGCACCTACGTGGAGGCCGAGTCACGCGTGATGTACCACCCGTACGCCATGGGACGCATGCCCAGCATCTGGGGCGCCGACTACGAGGCGTTCCGCCCCGACCGGTGGCTCACCGGACCCGGCGGTTCGTTCGCGCCGGCGAGCCTGTACAAGTACCCGGTGTTCCAGGCCGGCCTCCGCGTGTGCCTTGGCAAGGAGCTGGCCATAACTGAGATGAAGGCGGTCGGCGTGGCCGTGGTGAAGGCGTTCGACGTGGAGGTGGTCGGAGAGAACGGCCGTAGGGGCTGGGCGCCGACATTTGTGCCTGGGCTCACGGCGTCCATCAGCGGCGGCCTCCCAGTGAGGATCATCAAACGCACTTTGACTCCGAATTCATAA